In Xiphophorus maculatus strain JP 163 A chromosome 9, X_maculatus-5.0-male, whole genome shotgun sequence, the genomic window tgtaaaatgtaaattttgttttggaaactAACTTCAAACTGACTCAACAGCATTGTTTTGCTTGCATTTGCATTGCTTTCAGTTCCTGAAattcaaatctgttttgttgttcctcatttacatttcaatgcattttactTCACAAAGCTGGACAGCTTGACATATTTGTTTCTAAATCAGTCAGAACAGCAGTTCCTCATGCCCACCTTGGTTGGTTGTTGGATGTTTGGATGCGGCAGCAGAAGCAGAGCTGCTCTCTGGGCTCCTTCTGAGCAGCCGGTGAGACAGAAGGTCTGGAGGAACCAGAGGTCTGGACGGACGTGGCGGTCTCATGTCTCCTGGATCACTGGAAGAGTCAACCCCTCAAACGAGTCATACTCTGAATCATGCGTTATCTCTGaaagaataatttattcagGAACTTTACTCACCTCGGAGCCTTTAGCGACCCCATCTTCTTGTTTAGATCAGCGATGATGCTGAGCAGGGTGCTTACTTCTGCTTCACACTGAGCCACCTCTGCTGGTGTGGGCTCATGGCCAATCAGAGGCTCAGAGGCTtcaaggtcaaaggtcacaaagTCACCATGGCTCAGCACATCCTTGTTAAACAGGGAGCTGGTATCAAGGCTGTTACATCTGCTTCTTTTGGAATCCTATAGCGACCCAGTCAAGAAATGAccttaaatatttcaacattttcttgctaaattatgactttttaagACTCAATCTAAAGGTTTTGCTCATGCTATTTGCTTTGGATTAAAAGTCTGTCATGAAGCTGGCATCAAACTGTTAAGCCATTGTTCAAGGCGGAAAAGGAGGAAACCAAAAACATCCTGAGATCCAGCTTCCTGCCCAACAAACATTTGCAGATCACACCATCTATTGTTTTCACTAAGATTTTCAGATAAATACCCACAGCACAAAACAAATCATTGTAAactgcaagtaaaaaaaactacttgGAGAATATCTGGATTTCACACATGCATATTTTAACTGCTTGAAttccaacatatttttctgCTGACCAGAAAGGACAGCATGTTTCACATTCCTGATCCCTGATTTTCAAGAACTCCTCATCAATGTCAGAGGCTATCACTGCATCTCAggcatttatttctttagccAATTAAGTGGTGACATGGTTCTTTCACTGACATGAGAGTGGAAAGTAGCAGAGGAAAATATTTACCGACTCCTCAGTTCCACAACAATTATCTTTCAAACATCCTGCCAAGAGCTTACTTCTTAAAACAGCTGGAAACACTTTAAACAAGCATCTATTAAAGTGGAACTTGGTTACTTTACTGTACTGGCAGTGGAACGGATTTCAtctaaaaccaaacaaacatttcagtatGACTCACTTACCTCcatctttcttgtttttgatgTCTCCAGAGTATTACAATCCTTaacatttggggaaaaaacaacaaaaaaaaaaaacgtggatATTTTCTTCTTGGTCCTGCTGTTTTGTGCAGTAAGAGGCCAGAGGTCAGTCCCTGAGCGAAGGCAGCAGATTGCCGTCCTGCTGCATGTTTGTCTAACTCTGTTAACTGTGATGAATGAAGTCAGTGGGAAACACTCAGAGAGAGATCCACACCCATTCCCCTTCACTTTGTGTCCTTTCCTGTTTTGGTCGCAGTTAGTTTCCATGCAGTGTCAGCTCCTGTCTGGGtttttggaaatgtgttttatacTTACAAAATGGTTGTTAAAGGGGCAACATTAAGCATTCACCTGCCACATATTGccattttatatcacaatcaagaaactatgttacctttagttgtaataaaaatgttataaatatgAGACTTTGAGCTTTTCCACTGCAAAAATGTGAGTGAATCCTGAAAAAAGGCAGAGgattaatatttggaaaaatacCTCAATCCCACTTTTTTGTATGATGTGGAATTTGTGATCGTGTGagtatttttcttccacaagtTGTGGGAACCTTATAAGAGAAAAAGGCATTCTGAACTCTTAAAGTAACATAATATAAATGAGTGTAGTCCAAGTAAAGGCTAGAATTATTTAGTCTGAAATTCTTCTACTGCAGTAAAAGATGACTTTATGGCTTTTATGTAACTTCGCTATGGGTAACGATAAGTGTGGCTGAAGTATAAAGAAATGGGTTAAATGTGAGGCAACAGAAGTTTAGTTAACAAAAGAGAAACTGTACAGTTAGGAGCATTGAACTTGGACAATACAATAAGTTTaccaaaaaaaggcaaatattgctataaaagtagaaagtagtaggagaaaaacacacattgatACAACATTGCAAAAggtaataattttttattcaaaatagaAGATTCTTGTTTTGTAAAGTTCTTTCATATTTACAGgcagagaagaaaagagattctaatatttgttttaactgcattcactctatttttttatataataaattgTTATTGTCGTTATCACGGATGTTGTTGAAGGTTATTTTATTGTGCTCCTGGCGATCTACAAAACggaaaaactttaaatcagCCCAAAAACTTCATTACCCACAATGCTGGGAGGACCGAAAGTTCCGGCGGTGTTGTTTCGAACAGGAAGCTAACCGTTCAAAACAAACGTTAGCTCagcttgtgattttttttttttagcagtataTATGACAGTTTGTTGCACATAAAACAAAGAcgcttcttttttcttaaaaacgtAAGTAGTATTTTTCCGATTAATATATATGGCGCTTATATATTGAGCTGCTTGTTAATTTTATAGAAGCTAACTAATGCTAACAGCtaaacttgtttttatgttatcaAGAGTCATTCTGTAAAACGTACCTTTTCAGTACAAAGTGTTTGTTCAACTCCTAAGATCGGTGTGGAGATTTAAAGATAAAGCTAGTTACATGTTcacttagagaaaaaaataactgcagaaaTAGTGCTGTGATTTGGTAAAATAAGCCATAATGTAAGCTTTTGGACAAATAACGTCCGTCTGAAAGGTagagatgttttattaaaaaggaaaatatgagaTATAAGTCTGGGATTCAgccaattttaaatattttgtatgtctaaataacttcaaatataattgtaaagtttatttatttgtgtatttcttcTCAGAAATTGGAATCATATATAGATTGATTTCAGCCAGAGTGATACATCTGAATATTAGCTTATCAGGATTATGGTGTAGAAGTGGATAGAGTAGccaaaaattactcaaatagaaatgaaaaagtaTATAAGCATTGTTTTCTAAAGCTActcaaataaatttaatgtaATGTTACTACCCCTCAACTAAAACTTCAGACCAGTTTATGATGATTTGGATATTTCATTAtcccaattttgaaaaataattttgaatagAAATATGTCACATTAATTGAGTTTTCAATTGTGGATTTATATTAACTGTATTGTGATAGccatcaaaactaaaacaactaaatgcttcaaataaatcaaatcttgAAACACTTGTTTCACTGGTGGAATTTAATTGGTGAAATAAACATGTTctgcagtgattttattttaattcatccTTAAATCCTTTTATTGATGTAAGCGGTTTATTAGTTTGTTCTTCAGTTTTAAATGCTCCATCTACAGCAGACTGGACTCATCACCTCCACTTTGTTTGCATCCAGTGTTTCCATGGAGACTCCAGAGCCAGGCCCAGCTGATGGAGAGGAACGTCCAGTGGAGCTGCGACCCCGGACGCGCTCCAACCCCGAAGGTGCCGAGGACCGACGCAGCAGCACTGGCAGCCTCGGAGGCAACGGGAACCCGACCATACCTCAGCCGGCAGTGGGGAACCGCGTGGAGGGCGAAGGCGAAGCCTCGACCACCGACAGCCCTCTGAGCTCTGTCTCAACAACGGTTTTGGCCGCTACATCTCAGGCCGTGGTTCCCCCTGTCGCCATTTCCGTGGCAGGTGGTTCTGGAACAGCAGCTGGCACCACGGCCCAGCTGTCAACTGCAGCTGTGACGGTCAAAGAACGGCCAAAGGCCCCTCACCAGCAGCCCGTCCTCAGTACGTCCATTCCTCCACCAGCAGAATACCAGCTCCGAGTTCCCAGAGTCAACTGTCCAGAGAAAGTGGTAGGTCCACTGTACACATAAATACTTTCTTATTCAAGAAGTTAAAGTGATCAAGAAAGCAAATCCTCAAGGTTCTGTTTCTATGAAAAAAACTGTAGTTTTTACCTggctttattaaattaaataattaggaTGTTTAAATCTAACCTCAAAAGTAGAAAGGTTTAGTGTTGACACAATTTGTTGAGTTGTATTAACTTTCCTGGATACCACATTAATCTTGGGGAAAATTTGAGGTCTTCCATCTAtgggtgggcatttattgtattgttcttttattgtaaaatttttcattttgatttattgttgccTCAATAAATTTCCATTAATGAtgttaagcaaacaaaaaacagaactgacatgttattttcttttactattttctccactgtttgttccacaataacataaagaaatatcagtaaatttgaaaatatgaccaAATGCAGTTAATAtatgcagtttagtgatataaatcatatTTCTTTAAGTAAGTGGCTCCCTTAAATGGGaagagcagtatttgtttttgtggcacTATGATTACTGTGCCATTCATGCCATACagttaactaaaaaaaactcataataaataattttttatcacaatttttattgttatcacagtAGTAGCATAAAATATACAGATAAAACTTTCATCTGAatctttgatgttttatttaaagcaaattacAAGATAATGAAAGTAGCTCATTTTTATTATGCCCAGAGAAGCTATAGAATTGAAAAAGCGCgtactttctttttactgtgATGTAGATTTACATATgacttcattttaatgtttatgtcTTTCCTGCCTTATTTCCCTCTGTACAGATAATCTGTCTAGATCTTTCTGAAGAAATGTCCTTACCTAAGCTGGAGTCTTTTAACGGGTGTGTAAAAACACGGTAGACTGTCTCATTGTTTCATGGCTTTTGAGCTTAACATTGCATCATTTCATTGTCTCTCTGTTTAGATCTAAAACAAACGCCTTGAACATATCCCAGAAGATGATCGAGATGTTTgtgagaacaaaacacaagatCGACAAACGACATGAGTTTGCTCTGGTTGTCATCAACGATGATGCTCTGTGGGTCGGTACACGAGACGCTCAGTCACTGAAACGCCTGCTGGATGTTTGATTAATCTtggtttaatgttttataatttttatctCTGGTCactcagtaaaaacaaaacctgaattTACAAATATGATCTAGTATTTAAATTTGGAAATCCAATCATTTTTATGACTTGTATAGTTCTGTTCTAAACACAAATTAGGAAAGATGGACAGATGGAAGAATGGAAGGGGGGAGACGgatgaaagcagaaatacaaaGAAGGAACAATGGAAGGAGAGATGAAAGAAAGGAGATATATAAGGAAGAAATGATGGAATGAGAAAATGAGAGATATAAAAGGAAGGATAGAAAGAGAAATAGAAGGAAGATAGAATAGAAGGAAAAATACAGAAGGAAGAATGGAAGCGGTGATAGAAGTAAGAAAGGAAGTGTGGATaggagaaaggaaggaagaagacaAGGAAGGGCAGAAGAGAAGGAAGTAAGGAAAGAATGAGTCGGTAAGgaagaaggaaaggaaggaCATATAGACAATCTCTGGGTCTGGagatattcatttttttcatagtttatttttctttcctcttcaaaaccctgcaacacaaaaacaattacagctcatatatttttgctttttgtgtttttattttattttatgaagtggAAATTTGTGGAATTTTGTGGAAATTTCCCttcataattgttttgttttttgccccAGCTGTCTGGCTTCACATCTGATCCCAGAGAGCTGTGCAGCTGTCTGTATGACCTGGAAACCAATGTGTGCGAGTCCTTCAGTATCCTTCCATCAAACATTCACCAAAATAGCTTTAATACTAAAATCAAGTTACCCTTAACCTAAACATTTAGACCTGGAAGATCTCCTTAACGTCATGTAAgctatgtttatgtttttctaattttctcagATTTGTAACTTAAGTAGAAATGTTTTACGTTTTAAAATCTTGTGTCTGTTGCAGTCGTCAGAAGATTGAGCTGCCGTCGATGGAGAACGTTCAGACCATCCCGCCTCCCTACGTGGTGCGAACTGTTCTCATCTACAGCCGCCACGCGGGGCCCATGCAGTTCAACCCTTCAGAAGCTCTCAGTGTGAGTCACTGCTCTGTCTGTGGTGTAGTCAAAGCATCTATCTGTTTTATCTTGTGGTGATCAagttttttattcctgtttcaGAAAATGCTGCAATCTCCATATTTCTTCTTTGATGTTGTTTATTTGCACAACGGGATGGAGGAACAAGGAGATGAGACCAGCTGGAGGGTGAGTgtttcctttagtttttttaaagacaatattacattttcttattttcgaAATGTATGTCTAAATGATCACTGTGAAATCAATGAGGTCAGAATTTACCTACAAAACTTGCAGGATGGATGGACAGTGAATAAAAACCCAGAATAAATTGTTCCTTCATTGTCATCcaaatgtgaaaactgtttaaatttgcatattttccagACTGCGTtggaaattgtgtgtttttcatatttttcttcccaAGTTGCATTTTTACggcctgtttgtttttaaagaagcatTAAAGTTAACAGTTACGTCTCTGTTCCTGTATGGtcacttaaaataaacatattgcaGAAGATCATCAGTGTTTGGTGAATACTTTTCGATGCAGCACAtcggaaagtattcacagcgcTTCACGTCTTCTGCTTTTTGATATGTTACAGTCTTACTCCAAATTGTATTATGTCAgttatcattatcattattataaaaagtgctagtttcactggcacttatggaaaaaaatgtcttgttataagttaaataatctgctagtgggaCTAGtacttataaaaaaattaatattaaggaattatttacttaaaacaagcttctgtatATTGATGAAAggtacttgcaagttagtttttttcttacttcaagtgtactaagatctTTGCACTCAAAATTAGACtagaaatacttgataagatttagtgttttgcagtgttttccACATTCTCTGTTTTACTGTGATACAATAGTATTTATgccttcactgcaaaaaacaaaacaataccaAATGATCgttggtttagtttctactgcaaaaaagcaaaaagcaactttttgacaatatatagaagcttgttttaagttaataattccttaatattgatgaaaaagtacttgtttgtaataagcaaattatttaacttataacaagattttttctcatattataactgaaataatctgcctatggaacaagtactttttcattaatattaaggaattacttacTTAAAGCAATCTAatatatattgctgaaaagttacatataagttagttttgtcttatttcaaatatactaAGATGTTTggactaaaccaaaaatacttactaagatttaatgttttgcagTGGCAAAGGGACTCAGACTTAAGGTTGTTTATGCAAACTTTAATAAACTGAGACAAATAAATTATCAGGACTACTTCACTTCTTTCATTCCTTTACATTTGTGAGATCTCTTTAAGTTGAGTAGTTCTTTGACCATcttttaaagtgtttctttGGTTTCCCAGGAGACCTACACTTCGTTCTGTACCCTGGACTCCAAAGGCATGTGTTATCGCTTCGAGGTTTCCCTGAGTGGACCCGCCATCGAGCTGCACAACTGCATGGCCAAACTGCTGGCTCATCCTCTGCAGAGACCGTTCCAGAGCCACGCGTCCTACAGCCTACTGGAGGGGGACGATACCCCGGACACGGAGGCTACAGTGTAAAACGGACAAATTAAACCGGCCTCACTCATCTGTGAATTCCACACATGCTGCAGATTCAgcagaactttttattttactttattttttatctgaaggCACAATGTTactgttattgttttctttggttttgaaCAAACGTTGTGAGAATATATGGGAAATGAGGGTTTCAAGAAGTCACTGATTGTAACCAAATTGTTCTGTTATGTGGTGGTGAAAATTAGTTGAACTGTCCTGGTATTGAGGGAGTAGATGATGagagttcaaataaataaaaaataacctaaTAGAGAGTGGAAGTTGCAATGGTTGAATCGTCAGGTTTTGCAAAGATCTctttcatatttgtgtttttgcttctgAATGTAATGAATTTGAAAGTTTgattatttacaaacaaaacaacatcctgACTGgctattttaattttgagagaCAGGATGTCAACAAAAGATccataaaacacacattaaataaaagttgcagaTTAATTTGTATGTCAGGATTCGATCAGAAACATGTGACTTATAAATTGttagaaaatatgtttcttttagTTTGTCAGCAGGTTTGGGTTATTTTTGTTCCTCATCAAGACTTTTTGATTCAGTGCCAGAGATTAGCTTTAgcttaatgtttttcttcctttgtttccATGCTGGAATGTTTTCTGGGGACTAAATACTGCCTGCCACAGCTTCTTAACTGGACCTCTCCACTCCAGAGGGACTCATAAATAGAACCTTCATCaggttaaagttgtttttatctgtataaCTGTGAATTTATTGCAAATTATCTGAAAGActcaaaaacattgggtttaaatgactaactcccacctgcaggcgGCAGTACTTCTTACTCTACTCTACTGCTGCCTCAGCCATACTTGATGTTACAGTCTGTGATCGATATGCCGAGTAACAAATGTCACAAGCCAGATAAGCACAAACCTCGCGAAATTTCTATCAAATATCTCTAAATTAGCCTCCTCACAAATCTGTAaatttgatttagaaaaatatctaaaaccaTCACagaatcctggagggactgatcaatttgaaaacatgttcaagactttaattttaagaagtattTAATTGAGGAGACGgctattaatgttttaacagtTTGCTAATAGATTTTATCAAAGTATTCTGGCACAACCGTCACtttgagaaattttattttcttgacgACGCCCACaatgaaaataagtttgacATCCCTGATTTCAAACTTTGTTTAGAATATGGCCAGTTTTCTTCACTTCGTCACTGCTGTACGTCACACAATGCGACCGTGTAGGAAGGTTACACAAACACATTGATGGTTTTACCTGAAATGTAGCTATACCCACAACAAAAACTGCACGTAAAAACTTTTTGGGATATATTGAAAAGGCATATTTAATCCTATTAATcgtattttaaattatttagctGGTTTGGCCAGTAGATGGCAGCAGATTCCACCTTGAAATACATCCAGCTAAGACAGAAAGACCCAACATGTTCTGCTGTCTGAACAGAACTTAGTTCAAATTTTCTAAATCCAGCAAATGATAACTTGaacacacattttgttggaTTCCTGTGTTGTGTCAAAAACTCTAGAAAAgtctgagaattttttttaaaaaattcatattttgttttatcttgttataaaacacaaaaatctgaattttctagaaaaggcaaagcattttttaaaaataattattcatatttagataaccagttttaaagtttcaAGCTAaaagataaatacagaaatggCTTTTTCAGGGATTTTTATGGCTAGATAATTCAccgattatctgtctcatactgtcacaacatagtgatagaaacataaaataaaatcaagcaagtgtatttgttaaaactatcatttTGTTGGGCCACAAGCACTTTTGACTGAACAATGTTGAACACCTCTCCATCAGATAGTGTAAATGTGCCACTTATACATCTATTGCCTGAACAATTCTGCAGTGCTTGAGATATATCCACTTCCTGTCCGGTTGGCTGGTTGTCTCAAAAGGTGTCAGTCTCCAACCGTTTGACTTCCTGCCTTTGTTCAGAGGTCATCAGTCTGCGCTGCCGCTCTATCTTCATAAATTAGTCTTTTTCCATTTGAAGGAAGACTGTCAGACATGTGTGGGCGAGCAGGAAAGCGTGACCTGGTGCTTAGAGAACCTTTGGCCCGTCACTCTCTTCCCAGCGGCCCGTTGTGTGCCTCTTGTCATCGGCTCTGATAAGGGCTTGACTGGGATGGAGAGCGCCCAGAGGGAGACTTTGTTATTCCCTCAGCTCTGAAGAGTGACAGCTACCTATTGTTTCTGTTCTCTCAGTCCTCCTCTGCCTTGACTCCTTTCCACGTAGGCTCAGCACAGGATGTGGGGGaaattttttctgtatttgtttggCTTTTTCTGCTTTACTCCTTAACATGTTATACATTGTTCGTCCTTCACCAGGGAATAGGATGAGGAATTCTGCTCCTGCTATATTTAAAAGTGGCACGGATAGGTAATGCTTCCTGCTTTCTTGAGTCACACAAGTGGAAGTTTATTAAATGTATCcacattatttaccaaaaatatgCTATACACAGTTCTACAAATACTAATTTTATTCAACTTAGATAATCTACTGTTTGTAATTTACATACAAAGCATTCTTtagagctgaaatgattaatgatgatgaatcgattatttaaataatttgtcatCTATtctagtaattgattaattgttgaCTGCAGTATCAAAAAGGCTATGTGCTGAAAGAACATCCTCACAGCAGGTAATTAAGCATTGATATTTTGAAGACTCAccaaaaaaatgtctgtgtgaCATAATATTTTATGGCTTTTATCACAAAAGGCCATTTGGGATAACTGAAAGTAACTTCAGAGAGGACAGCTAAATGGGGTGGAAGGTCAGAGATGAAGGTATTCTGTTCATAATAAAACCAAACTGCAGTCAAACAGTTCATGACTGCATGCTGATAAAATAGCTTTTGTCCGGTTATCTGctgataaaaagtgaaaaaaagaaaatcctgaaaatgCATGATTTAAAggtcacatttttaataaacagctTCAGAAAAAATAGGAACATTGAACCAGAGAAGTGTAAACTGTACTGAAGTAGGacaaatttgacatatttttactcaaataaaagaaatggtagaaaaaattatatttccacAGACCTTTAGCTAGATAATAGCCACATATAGTGTCttaaaaatctggattttactCATATTTAGTTGATGTCAAACATCTGTGGGGGAAAATATACAGTAAACCATTCTGTGTTAATACTTGTGGAgaattttttcattattatttaagtttctgtgaaaataaagtgttttctgtTGCATGGAAAGTTTTTGAGCGTCTATGCTGGTCATTCAGGAAGTAGAGAGGAGGGGGCGTCCAGGACGAACCCTTTATAAAGCTGTTCCCTTCACACTCATTAGGCTCCCTGTTCACATCTCTGCCT contains:
- the babam1 gene encoding BRISC and BRCA1-A complex member 1, whose translation is METPEPGPADGEERPVELRPRTRSNPEGAEDRRSSTGSLGGNGNPTIPQPAVGNRVEGEGEASTTDSPLSSVSTTVLAATSQAVVPPVAISVAGGSGTAAGTTAQLSTAAVTVKERPKAPHQQPVLSTSIPPPAEYQLRVPRVNCPEKVIICLDLSEEMSLPKLESFNGSKTNALNISQKMIEMFVRTKHKIDKRHEFALVVINDDALWLSGFTSDPRELCSCLYDLETNVCESFNLEDLLNVIRQKIELPSMENVQTIPPPYVVRTVLIYSRHAGPMQFNPSEALSKMLQSPYFFFDVVYLHNGMEEQGDETSWRETYTSFCTLDSKGMCYRFEVSLSGPAIELHNCMAKLLAHPLQRPFQSHASYSLLEGDDTPDTEATV